One stretch of Amycolatopsis sp. NBC_00345 DNA includes these proteins:
- a CDS encoding AfsR/SARP family transcriptional regulator encodes MDFSVLGPVRAFLDGRPVPLGVRKQRFVLAVLLLEANKHVPADRLIELAWPEGEAPNTARAVIHTQISRLRATFAGSEDVTLVREGSGYQLSIDPLRIDLFRFRALCTRARAGTGERRIELLEEALALWEGPALSSVATEDVRLRVAAPLEEERLGALEDRFEAYLRLGRQAEVIHELAEAAAGHPLRQQLVAKVMLALYRLGRTSEALAAYQRLYQRLDEELGLEPAPSVRQLQVRILRDDLSLMPFTGPRQLPPDVDHYRGRHDHLDTLAGLFDPEGQALAVVAITGKPGLGKTALAVRAAHRLAARFPDGQLFVDLHGAGPRPRDPAEVLARFLRDLGVAGADLPASVEERIGLFRDRTATRRVLVVLDNAAGEEQLRPLVPGSPECGVLITSRRRLTGLDLRGLIDLDGLADADALALLTDLEPRVADTSRESARKIVRLCGGLPLALRIVGAKLRSRPHQTVADLAARLADERDRLDELVGGDREVRASFLLSYTGLEPAQQRAFRLLAAMPDTGFAAWAAAAALGEDFRTTERLLESLVDVNLLECGRGEFTPTRYHFHDLIRLYAKEKLSPPDRAAVWSRLTDAYLHLGKLADARLEFGGLHQFTPPPLALDAPRLVDDVKRNAPAWLADEHAAIVHAVELSAAARDDLTTCRLSATVAAFLELRAQWSDLKRVAELSHAAATRMDSPYWTAYALFALGLAARETRDFATAEHSFRAGLAILPRAGDPLLEVVTLLSVGVSHRLLGRWDEAAAFFTGCLSRLDSLAAPRWRAYALREYGVLHRYRGEWAKAKEFLTEAITTYRSLGDVRWEAASGRELGIVHQDEGNHAAAADQLTTSLEALRSVGDHRREGATLRCLGWVALEAGSLSEALAYARQARETLGQTLDTHGLACAEVLLGDIQLALGDPAAGRAHLDRGVAYLDTAGDPRWRGKSRLSLGRHLAAAGDHAGARAAWEKASADLSRIGAHEAATVRALLDR; translated from the coding sequence ATGGACTTCTCAGTGCTCGGACCGGTACGGGCGTTCCTGGACGGGCGCCCCGTCCCCCTCGGCGTTCGCAAGCAGCGGTTCGTCCTCGCGGTGCTGCTGCTGGAAGCCAACAAGCACGTGCCGGCGGACCGGCTGATCGAGCTGGCCTGGCCGGAAGGCGAGGCGCCGAACACCGCCCGGGCCGTCATCCACACCCAGATCAGCCGCCTGCGCGCGACCTTCGCCGGGAGCGAGGACGTCACGCTCGTGCGCGAAGGGTCCGGCTATCAGTTGAGCATCGACCCCCTGCGGATCGACCTGTTCCGGTTCCGCGCCCTGTGCACGCGCGCCCGGGCCGGCACCGGCGAACGCCGGATCGAGCTGCTGGAGGAGGCGCTGGCGCTCTGGGAGGGACCCGCGCTCAGCTCGGTGGCCACCGAGGACGTCCGGCTCCGGGTGGCCGCGCCGCTGGAAGAGGAGCGGCTGGGCGCGCTGGAGGACCGGTTCGAGGCGTACCTGCGGCTCGGCCGCCAGGCCGAGGTCATCCACGAGCTCGCCGAAGCGGCCGCCGGGCACCCGCTGCGCCAGCAGCTGGTGGCCAAGGTGATGCTCGCCCTGTACCGCCTGGGCCGCACGTCCGAGGCGCTGGCCGCCTACCAGCGGCTCTACCAGCGCCTCGACGAGGAACTGGGCCTCGAACCGGCGCCCTCGGTGCGTCAGCTCCAGGTGCGGATCCTGCGCGACGACCTGTCGCTCATGCCGTTCACCGGACCCCGCCAGCTGCCGCCGGACGTCGACCACTACAGAGGCCGCCACGACCACCTGGACACCCTCGCCGGCCTGTTCGATCCCGAGGGCCAGGCCCTGGCCGTGGTCGCGATCACCGGCAAGCCCGGGCTGGGCAAGACCGCGCTCGCGGTTCGCGCGGCCCACCGCCTGGCCGCGCGGTTCCCGGACGGGCAGCTGTTCGTCGACCTGCACGGCGCCGGCCCCCGGCCGCGCGACCCGGCGGAGGTCCTGGCCCGGTTCCTGCGCGACCTCGGGGTCGCCGGCGCGGACCTCCCGGCGTCGGTGGAAGAACGGATCGGGCTGTTCCGGGACCGCACCGCGACCCGCCGCGTGCTGGTGGTCCTGGACAACGCCGCCGGCGAGGAGCAGCTGCGCCCGCTGGTTCCGGGGAGCCCGGAGTGCGGGGTGCTGATCACCAGCCGCCGCCGCCTCACCGGGCTGGACCTGCGTGGCCTGATCGACCTCGACGGCCTGGCCGACGCGGACGCCCTGGCGCTGCTGACCGACCTGGAGCCCCGGGTCGCCGACACGTCGCGCGAGTCCGCCCGCAAGATCGTCCGGCTCTGCGGCGGCCTGCCACTGGCCCTGCGGATCGTGGGCGCGAAGCTGCGGTCCCGCCCGCACCAGACGGTCGCCGACCTGGCCGCGCGGCTGGCGGACGAACGCGATCGGCTGGACGAGCTCGTCGGCGGCGACCGGGAGGTCCGGGCCAGCTTCCTGCTCAGCTACACCGGGCTGGAACCCGCCCAGCAGCGCGCTTTCCGGCTGCTGGCGGCCATGCCGGACACCGGTTTCGCGGCCTGGGCGGCGGCCGCGGCGCTGGGGGAGGACTTCCGGACCACGGAACGCCTGCTGGAAAGCCTGGTCGACGTGAACCTCCTGGAGTGCGGACGCGGCGAGTTCACGCCGACCCGGTACCACTTCCACGACCTGATCCGGCTGTACGCCAAGGAAAAGCTCTCGCCACCGGATCGCGCGGCGGTCTGGTCGAGGCTCACCGACGCCTACCTGCACCTGGGGAAACTCGCGGACGCCCGGCTGGAGTTCGGCGGCCTGCACCAGTTCACCCCGCCGCCGCTGGCGCTGGACGCGCCCCGGCTGGTGGATGACGTGAAGCGGAACGCGCCGGCCTGGCTGGCGGACGAGCACGCCGCGATCGTCCACGCGGTGGAACTGTCGGCGGCGGCCCGCGACGATTTGACGACCTGCCGGCTCTCGGCGACCGTCGCGGCCTTCCTGGAGCTGCGCGCCCAGTGGAGCGACCTGAAGCGCGTGGCGGAGCTCAGCCACGCCGCGGCGACCAGAATGGACAGTCCGTACTGGACCGCCTATGCCCTGTTCGCGCTCGGGCTGGCGGCCAGGGAGACGCGGGACTTCGCGACCGCGGAGCACTCCTTCCGGGCCGGTCTGGCGATCCTGCCGCGCGCGGGCGATCCGTTGCTGGAGGTCGTCACGCTGTTGTCGGTGGGCGTGTCCCACCGGCTGCTGGGGCGATGGGACGAGGCGGCGGCGTTCTTCACCGGCTGTCTGTCCAGATTGGACTCCCTGGCCGCACCGCGGTGGCGGGCCTATGCCCTGCGGGAGTACGGCGTGCTGCACCGTTACCGGGGCGAGTGGGCGAAGGCGAAGGAGTTCTTGACCGAAGCCATCACGACGTACCGTTCGCTCGGCGACGTGCGGTGGGAGGCGGCCAGCGGGCGCGAACTCGGGATTGTCCATCAGGACGAAGGGAATCACGCGGCGGCGGCCGACCAGCTGACGACCAGCCTCGAGGCCCTCAGGAGCGTGGGCGACCATCGGAGGGAAGGCGCCACGCTCCGCTGCCTCGGCTGGGTGGCGCTGGAAGCGGGCAGCCTTTCCGAAGCCCTCGCGTATGCCCGGCAAGCCCGGGAAACCCTCGGGCAGACGCTGGACACCCACGGCCTGGCCTGTGCGGAAGTGCTGCTGGGCGACATCCAGCTCGCGCTGGGCGACCCGGCGGCCGGGCGTGCCCACCTGGACCGGGGAGTGGCCTACCTCGACACCGCCGGCGATCCCCGGTGGCGTGGGAAGTCCAGGCTCAGCCTGGGCCGCCACCTGGCCGCGGCGGGCGATCACGCGGGCGCCCGGGCGGCGTGGGAAAAAGCGTCGGCCGACCTGTCCCGGATCGGCGCCCACGAAGCCGCGACGGTCCGGGCCCTGCTGGACCGGTGA
- a CDS encoding GDSL-type esterase/lipase family protein — translation MGLRGKTITLAAVATLALTALLGSSTGAEGAARMWFTSWAQSQQGLAGVTLNHQSLRMITHLSQGGDAIRVRVQNTFGTAPLTVDQVTAGRSAGAPAVTAPKPVTFGGRPAVTVPAGGEAWSDDTPLVTSPDQDVAISMYVAGTAVPGEHTSALRDNYLTPPGSGSHVADPGGAAYTRKVGATYLVSAVDVRNPALKGTIVPFGSSVVDGTGSTNCGPGCTETGTNRRWTDDLARRIVAGLPGREQLAVANAGIGGTTSSAACPGMPEGVKGLDALSRLSRDVLALHGVTAVIYYYGTNDLADNCTAAPILDSYHQAFQRLRDAGIKVYVTPVTPRPGYSDQNNRDRHTVGLFVKRGNNCSGTCTATADFDQVLADPLAPNRIDPAYDNGDGIHANIAGQRALADFVALPMLAGK, via the coding sequence ATGGGACTCAGGGGAAAAACGATCACCCTCGCCGCGGTGGCGACGCTGGCGCTCACCGCGTTGCTCGGCTCCTCCACCGGGGCCGAGGGCGCCGCGCGGATGTGGTTCACCTCGTGGGCCCAGTCGCAGCAGGGCCTGGCCGGCGTCACGCTGAACCACCAGTCGCTGCGGATGATCACGCACCTGAGCCAGGGCGGCGACGCGATCCGGGTGCGCGTGCAGAACACGTTCGGCACCGCCCCGCTGACCGTCGACCAGGTCACGGCGGGGCGCAGCGCGGGCGCGCCGGCGGTCACCGCGCCGAAGCCGGTCACCTTCGGCGGCCGCCCGGCCGTCACGGTGCCCGCGGGCGGTGAGGCCTGGAGCGATGACACTCCCCTGGTCACCTCGCCGGACCAGGACGTGGCGATCAGCATGTACGTCGCGGGCACCGCCGTGCCGGGAGAGCACACGTCGGCGCTGCGGGACAACTACCTCACGCCGCCCGGCTCCGGCTCGCACGTCGCGGACCCCGGCGGCGCCGCGTACACGCGGAAGGTCGGCGCCACCTATCTGGTCAGTGCAGTGGACGTGCGCAACCCCGCGCTGAAGGGCACGATCGTGCCGTTCGGCAGCTCGGTCGTCGACGGCACCGGCAGCACCAACTGCGGGCCCGGCTGCACCGAGACCGGGACCAACCGGCGCTGGACCGACGACCTGGCCCGGCGCATCGTCGCCGGACTGCCCGGCCGGGAGCAGCTGGCCGTGGCCAACGCGGGCATCGGCGGCACCACCAGTTCGGCCGCGTGCCCGGGCATGCCCGAAGGGGTCAAGGGCCTGGACGCGCTCAGCCGGCTGAGCCGCGACGTGCTCGCGCTGCACGGCGTCACCGCGGTGATCTACTACTACGGCACCAACGACCTCGCGGACAACTGCACCGCCGCGCCCATCCTGGACAGCTACCACCAGGCCTTCCAGCGGCTGCGCGACGCCGGGATCAAGGTCTACGTCACCCCGGTCACGCCGCGCCCGGGGTATTCCGACCAGAACAACCGCGACCGGCACACCGTCGGCCTGTTCGTCAAGCGGGGCAACAACTGTTCCGGCACCTGCACCGCCACGGCCGACTTCGACCAGGTGCTCGCGGACCCGCTCGCGCCGAACCGGATCGACCCGGCCTACGACAACGGCGACGGCATCCACGCCAACATCGCGGGCCAGCGGGCACTGGCCGACTTCGTGGCGCTGCCGATGCTCGCCGGAAAATAG
- a CDS encoding DUF3558 family protein produces the protein MRRAMVTAVVLACGLGLSACNDDPPGLSSPATRAGGTTAAPTGGSGKTGTPLAGTDPCTLLKPADVPELKQDSDTTPERRTDLHPLCAGDDYSVTIIDNDQAGHEMDFEGSLAKPAPDIAGHHAVTAVMQVGASQSCLVFVEVTADEYVRVGTTAHDDDPATMCGIAVRAATVVASRIPA, from the coding sequence ATGCGACGTGCGATGGTGACGGCTGTGGTCCTGGCCTGCGGGCTGGGGCTCTCGGCCTGCAACGACGATCCGCCGGGCCTCAGCAGCCCGGCGACCCGGGCCGGCGGCACCACGGCGGCACCCACGGGTGGGTCCGGCAAGACCGGGACGCCGCTCGCGGGCACCGACCCGTGCACCCTGCTCAAGCCGGCCGACGTGCCGGAACTCAAACAGGACTCCGACACCACGCCGGAGCGCCGTACCGACCTGCACCCGTTGTGCGCGGGCGACGACTACAGCGTCACGATCATCGACAACGACCAGGCCGGCCACGAGATGGACTTCGAGGGCTCCCTGGCCAAGCCGGCGCCCGATATCGCCGGGCACCACGCGGTGACCGCAGTCATGCAGGTCGGTGCCTCGCAGAGCTGTCTGGTGTTCGTGGAGGTGACCGCCGACGAGTACGTGCGGGTCGGGACCACCGCGCACGACGACGACCCGGCCACCATGTGCGGCATCGCCGTGCGGGCGGCCACGGTCGTCGCGAGCCGGATACCGGCCTGA
- a CDS encoding GH25 family lysozyme — protein MSSARWGWRRLLGAALAVSTAVTVVTAGGAAAAGTTAADTSDNHEMGASIRAHDSVTSPGAVPSSVDASVPGIDVSSYQGNVNWASYWSAGKKFAYVKATEGTGYTNAYFTQQYNGSYNVGMIRGAYHYGRPDLSGGAAQADYFVAHGGGWSKDGKTLPGTLDIEWGPNSACYGLGTSAMVSWIKAFSDEYHKKTTRWPVIYTATSWWSQCTGNGGDFSSTNPLWVARYASSAGTLPYKWGFYTFWQYSSTPIDQDTFSADISRLKVLATG, from the coding sequence ATGTCATCAGCAAGATGGGGGTGGCGCCGCCTGCTCGGCGCCGCGCTCGCGGTTTCGACCGCGGTGACGGTCGTGACCGCGGGCGGCGCGGCGGCCGCCGGGACCACCGCCGCCGACACGTCCGACAACCACGAGATGGGCGCCTCGATCCGGGCGCACGACAGCGTGACGTCACCCGGCGCCGTTCCGTCCAGTGTGGACGCCAGCGTGCCGGGGATCGACGTCAGCTCCTACCAGGGCAACGTCAACTGGGCCTCCTACTGGAGCGCCGGCAAGAAGTTCGCCTATGTCAAGGCCACCGAGGGCACGGGCTACACCAACGCGTACTTCACCCAGCAGTACAACGGCTCGTACAACGTCGGCATGATCCGCGGGGCCTACCACTACGGCCGCCCGGACCTCAGCGGCGGCGCCGCGCAGGCGGACTACTTCGTCGCGCACGGCGGCGGCTGGTCCAAGGACGGCAAGACCCTGCCCGGCACCCTCGACATCGAGTGGGGCCCGAACTCCGCGTGTTACGGGCTGGGCACGTCGGCGATGGTCTCGTGGATCAAGGCCTTCAGCGACGAGTACCACAAGAAGACCACCCGCTGGCCGGTCATCTACACCGCGACCAGCTGGTGGAGCCAGTGCACCGGCAACGGCGGCGACTTCAGCTCCACCAACCCGCTCTGGGTCGCGCGCTACGCCTCCTCGGCCGGCACGCTGCCCTACAAGTGGGGCTTCTACACCTTCTGGCAGTACAGCTCCACCCCGATCGACCAGGACACCTTCAGCGCGGACATCTCCCGCCTGAAGGTCCTCGCGACCGGCTGA
- a CDS encoding MGH1-like glycoside hydrolase domain-containing protein, with amino-acid sequence MAGQNDKAENGRAENDRAENGKPRVGRRGFLALAGAAGVAGAGATGLGAPPASAAEENKPPQGKPPSLRVDYTLPSLVFAEPATRDLLAALHEAALTDLVGINTAYADPPTYNHSGRLAYPPGTFIRAGGGYPSPQRWTRDAAVNAWNAGSLLSAAVGRNTLLSVVDKRDDGSLIVQQDNQWWDQVVWVLGAWNHYLVTGDAAFLADAYEIGVNTVAARKAANFNAAAGLFEGPSFMNDGIAGYPAPPWQPGIRSSFVLDYPDAAKLLCLSTNCLYHGAFLALAGMARAVGKPDAAHRADAARLRTAINSRLWHGDGFGYFVHGTGALAGQLDVSQEGAGLAFAVLLGVTDAGRTRQVLANAQWEPRGIANSRPHFPMFSDEKPGRHNTVVWPMVHSFFGHAAAAGGRADLFGRAVTDLATLVSGTGGNFYEIYDARTGAVQGGWQTGGSGELERFTSQPDQAWSASGFLRLLYSGLCGLDFTEDGLRFAPCLPAGWGRVSLLGLRYREATVDLVLDGDGTRVVSCTVDGRPSRPLLPAGATGHHSVHLTLA; translated from the coding sequence ATGGCCGGCCAGAACGACAAGGCTGAAAACGGCAGAGCTGAAAACGACCGGGCCGAAAACGGCAAACCCAGGGTCGGCCGGCGGGGCTTCCTCGCCCTCGCCGGAGCCGCGGGAGTCGCCGGAGCCGGGGCCACCGGCCTCGGCGCGCCACCCGCGTCCGCCGCCGAAGAAAACAAGCCCCCGCAAGGCAAGCCGCCGTCGCTGCGGGTGGACTACACCCTGCCGTCGCTGGTCTTCGCCGAGCCCGCGACCCGCGACCTGCTGGCCGCGCTCCACGAAGCCGCGCTCACCGACCTGGTCGGCATCAACACCGCGTACGCCGATCCCCCGACCTACAACCACTCGGGCCGGCTCGCCTACCCGCCCGGCACGTTCATCCGCGCGGGCGGCGGTTACCCCTCACCGCAGCGCTGGACGCGCGACGCGGCCGTGAATGCGTGGAACGCCGGCAGCCTGCTCAGCGCGGCCGTCGGCCGGAACACGCTGCTGTCCGTTGTGGACAAACGCGACGACGGCAGCCTGATCGTGCAGCAGGACAACCAGTGGTGGGACCAGGTCGTCTGGGTGCTCGGCGCGTGGAACCACTACCTGGTCACCGGGGACGCGGCGTTCCTGGCCGACGCCTACGAGATCGGCGTGAACACCGTCGCCGCGCGCAAGGCCGCGAACTTCAACGCCGCCGCCGGGCTGTTCGAGGGGCCCAGCTTCATGAACGACGGCATCGCGGGCTACCCGGCGCCGCCGTGGCAGCCGGGCATCCGCTCGTCGTTCGTGCTCGACTACCCGGACGCCGCCAAGCTCCTGTGCCTGTCCACGAACTGCCTCTACCACGGCGCTTTCCTCGCGCTGGCGGGAATGGCGCGCGCCGTGGGCAAGCCCGACGCCGCTCACCGGGCCGACGCGGCGCGGCTGCGCACGGCGATCAACTCCCGTCTGTGGCACGGCGACGGCTTCGGCTACTTCGTGCACGGGACCGGCGCGCTGGCCGGGCAGCTGGACGTCTCGCAGGAGGGCGCCGGGCTCGCGTTCGCCGTGCTGCTGGGCGTCACCGACGCCGGCCGGACGCGGCAGGTACTGGCGAACGCGCAGTGGGAGCCGCGCGGCATCGCCAACAGCCGCCCGCACTTCCCGATGTTCAGCGACGAGAAACCGGGTCGGCACAACACTGTCGTCTGGCCGATGGTGCACTCGTTCTTCGGGCACGCCGCCGCGGCGGGCGGCCGGGCCGACCTGTTCGGCCGCGCCGTGACGGACCTGGCCACGCTGGTTTCGGGCACCGGCGGCAACTTCTACGAGATCTACGACGCCCGCACCGGCGCCGTGCAGGGCGGCTGGCAGACCGGCGGCAGCGGCGAACTCGAGCGGTTCACCTCCCAGCCGGACCAGGCGTGGTCGGCCAGCGGGTTCCTGCGCCTGCTCTATTCGGGCCTGTGCGGGCTGGACTTCACCGAGGACGGCCTGCGGTTCGCGCCCTGCCTGCCGGCGGGCTGGGGCCGGGTCAGCCTGCTCGGGCTGCGCTACCGCGAAGCCACAGTGGACCTCGTCCTCGACGGCGACGGCACCCGGGTCGTCTCGTGCACTGTGGACGGACGCCCCAGCCGCCCGCTGCTGCCCGCCGGTGCCACCGGCCACCACTCCGTGCACCTCACCCTCGCGTGA
- a CDS encoding ABC-F family ATP-binding cassette domain-containing protein: MGHLEAAHVDYYLPDGRPLLGDVSFRVGDGAVVALVGPNGAGKTTLLRLLAGDLQAHQGTVASSGGLGVMAQFVGSVRDERTVRDLLVSVAPPRIREAAAAVDVAEELIMTIDDEAAQMKYAQALSDWAEAQGYEAETTWDVCTVAALGVPYEKAQWRQVRTLSGGEQKRLVLEALLRGPDEVLLLDEPDNYLDVPGKRWLEERLHETRKTVLFVSHDRELLARAAEKIVSVEPGPAGSDAWVHGGGFATYHEARQERFARYDELKRRWEEKHAQLRKLVLDMQQYAARSDEMASRYKAAKTRLRKYEEAGPPPEPPRRQDIRMRLRGGRTGVRAVTCENLELTGLMKPFSLEVFFGERVAVLGSNGSGKSHFLRLLAGGDVAHTGLWKTGARVVPGHFAQTHSHPELAGRPLVDILWTGHAKDRGAAMAMLRRYELERQGDQPFDKLSGGQQARFQILLLELAGTTALLLDEPTDNLDLESAEALQDGLEAYEGTVLAVTHDRWFAKSFDRYLVFGSDGVVRETPEPVWDERRVVRSR; encoded by the coding sequence ATGGGTCATCTCGAGGCGGCGCACGTCGACTACTACCTGCCGGACGGGCGGCCGCTGCTCGGCGACGTGTCGTTCCGGGTCGGGGACGGGGCCGTGGTCGCGCTGGTCGGCCCGAACGGCGCGGGCAAGACGACGTTGCTGCGCCTGCTGGCCGGTGATCTGCAGGCGCACCAGGGCACCGTGGCGTCCTCGGGCGGGCTGGGCGTGATGGCGCAGTTCGTCGGGTCGGTGCGGGACGAGCGGACGGTGCGCGACCTGCTGGTCTCGGTCGCGCCGCCGCGCATCCGCGAAGCCGCGGCGGCCGTGGACGTGGCCGAAGAGCTGATCATGACCATCGACGACGAAGCCGCGCAGATGAAGTACGCGCAGGCGCTGAGCGACTGGGCCGAGGCCCAGGGCTACGAGGCCGAGACCACCTGGGACGTCTGCACGGTGGCGGCGCTCGGCGTCCCGTACGAGAAGGCGCAGTGGCGCCAGGTGCGCACGCTCAGCGGCGGCGAGCAGAAACGCCTGGTGCTGGAGGCGCTGCTGCGCGGCCCGGACGAGGTCCTGCTCCTGGACGAGCCCGACAACTACCTCGACGTGCCGGGCAAGCGCTGGCTGGAAGAACGGCTGCACGAGACCAGGAAGACCGTCCTGTTCGTCTCGCACGACCGGGAGCTGCTCGCGCGGGCGGCCGAGAAGATCGTCAGCGTCGAGCCCGGCCCGGCCGGCTCCGACGCGTGGGTGCACGGCGGCGGTTTCGCCACCTACCACGAGGCGCGGCAGGAGCGGTTCGCCCGGTACGACGAGCTCAAGCGGCGCTGGGAGGAGAAGCACGCGCAGCTCCGGAAGCTCGTCCTGGACATGCAGCAGTACGCCGCCCGCAGCGACGAGATGGCGTCCCGTTACAAGGCCGCCAAGACCCGGCTGCGCAAGTACGAGGAGGCCGGCCCGCCGCCGGAGCCGCCGCGGCGCCAGGACATCCGCATGCGGCTGCGCGGCGGCCGCACCGGCGTCCGCGCGGTCACCTGCGAGAACCTGGAGCTGACCGGGCTGATGAAACCGTTCTCGCTGGAGGTCTTCTTCGGCGAGCGGGTCGCGGTGCTCGGGTCCAACGGCTCGGGCAAGTCCCACTTCCTGCGCCTGCTGGCGGGTGGGGACGTCGCGCACACCGGCCTGTGGAAGACCGGCGCGCGGGTCGTGCCCGGTCACTTCGCGCAAACCCACTCGCACCCGGAGCTGGCCGGGCGGCCGCTGGTCGACATCCTGTGGACCGGCCACGCCAAGGACCGCGGCGCGGCGATGGCCATGCTCCGCCGCTACGAGCTGGAACGCCAGGGCGACCAGCCGTTCGACAAGCTGTCCGGCGGCCAGCAGGCGCGGTTCCAGATCCTGCTGCTGGAACTGGCCGGGACCACGGCGCTGCTGCTGGACGAGCCGACGGACAACCTGGACCTCGAATCCGCCGAGGCCCTGCAGGACGGGCTCGAGGCCTACGAGGGCACCGTGCTGGCCGTGACGCACGACCGCTGGTTCGCCAAGTCGTTCGACCGCTACCTGGTCTTCGGCTCGGACGGCGTGGTGCGCGAAACCCCGGAACCGGTCTGGGACGAGCGCCGGGTCGTCCGCAGCCGCTGA
- a CDS encoding TetR/AcrR family transcriptional regulator has protein sequence MRTRLSTAQRREQLLTIGAGLFAKRQYDEVWIEEVAEIAEVSRGLLYHYFPTKKDFFAEIVRTQRDELLAMSEPDPALPVVEQLRAGLDVYLEFARTHPDGYRIVHRAAGGTDREIQEIREVATAVNAERILTALGELTTVTEATRLAVRGWLMFASEAILHWLDHQTVTQEELRDLCARTLFAAADVQL, from the coding sequence ATGCGGACCAGGTTGAGCACCGCGCAACGGCGGGAGCAGCTCCTGACCATCGGCGCCGGGTTGTTCGCGAAGCGGCAGTACGACGAGGTGTGGATCGAGGAGGTCGCGGAGATCGCGGAGGTCTCGCGCGGCCTGCTGTACCACTACTTCCCGACGAAGAAGGACTTCTTCGCGGAGATCGTGCGCACCCAGCGCGACGAGCTGCTGGCGATGAGCGAGCCGGACCCCGCGCTGCCGGTCGTCGAGCAGCTGCGCGCGGGGCTCGACGTCTACCTGGAGTTCGCCCGCACGCACCCGGACGGCTACCGGATCGTGCACCGGGCCGCCGGCGGCACCGACCGCGAGATCCAGGAGATCCGCGAAGTCGCGACCGCCGTCAACGCCGAGCGGATCCTGACCGCGCTCGGCGAGCTGACCACCGTCACGGAGGCGACGCGGCTGGCCGTGCGCGGCTGGCTGATGTTCGCCAGCGAGGCGATCCTGCACTGGCTCGACCACCAGACGGTGACCCAGGAGGAGCTGCGGGACCTGTGCGCCCGCACCCTGTTCGCCGCGGCGGACGTCCAGCTCTGA
- a CDS encoding outer membrane protein assembly factor BamB family protein produces MRRVLATMTCLAAVITAAGCGSGPAPQSPRSPRSDVVAPSGGPAAPAATTADPPIAFDAAAGVPLPTTSFSTNVGGGVTARFLTLRDRTAYIVAPTGLTAVDVLTGKQQWAAPIEGLPGDPDNQSGPFVNTTGPRPPVVTGKLAVAAVPVAVPEQGTTPGYVALTVLAADAATGKKAWQTDTKVSTDEYADAGNAVTKVVGVTDKAVIAGYDKDEQHITVGLDPATGRTLWTRKDYTGGSVHGDTLAGVDHSQGLQSGTSQITALDVVTGQEKWAAAKDSYSLDVVTADPALVVVDQKAKIDQNVHGGTFLVFLDPATGAEKTRLVGDYGSAVSSYGDCFYDQQSVLACSMSGVLTGYDAATARKLWSLPDQAANRVAPGVLVAWHGVLYGTTQGGKPIALDAKTGKDLSTEVGVDPYWVSEYAAIGVSEGDNRTPMAYPVKK; encoded by the coding sequence ATGCGGCGAGTACTGGCCACCATGACCTGCCTGGCGGCGGTGATCACCGCCGCCGGCTGCGGCAGCGGGCCGGCCCCGCAGTCACCCCGGTCACCCCGGTCCGATGTGGTCGCCCCGTCCGGGGGACCCGCCGCCCCGGCGGCCACGACCGCCGACCCGCCCATCGCGTTCGATGCCGCCGCGGGCGTCCCCCTGCCCACCACGTCCTTCAGCACCAACGTCGGGGGCGGCGTCACCGCGCGGTTTCTCACCCTGCGTGACCGCACCGCCTACATCGTCGCGCCGACCGGGCTGACCGCCGTGGACGTCCTCACCGGGAAGCAGCAGTGGGCCGCGCCGATCGAGGGCCTGCCCGGCGACCCGGACAACCAGAGCGGCCCGTTCGTCAACACCACCGGGCCGCGGCCGCCCGTGGTCACCGGCAAGCTCGCCGTCGCGGCGGTCCCGGTCGCGGTCCCCGAACAGGGCACGACACCGGGCTACGTCGCGCTCACGGTGCTCGCCGCCGACGCCGCCACCGGCAAGAAGGCGTGGCAAACCGACACCAAGGTCTCCACCGACGAATACGCCGACGCCGGCAACGCGGTCACCAAGGTCGTCGGCGTCACGGACAAGGCCGTCATCGCCGGCTACGACAAGGACGAGCAGCACATCACGGTCGGCCTGGACCCGGCCACCGGCAGGACGTTGTGGACTCGCAAGGACTACACCGGCGGCAGCGTCCATGGAGACACCCTGGCGGGTGTCGATCACAGCCAGGGGCTCCAGAGCGGCACGAGCCAGATCACCGCCCTCGACGTCGTGACCGGGCAGGAGAAATGGGCCGCCGCCAAGGACTCCTACTCGCTCGACGTCGTCACCGCCGATCCCGCGCTGGTCGTGGTCGACCAGAAGGCCAAGATCGACCAGAACGTCCACGGCGGCACGTTCCTGGTGTTCCTCGACCCCGCCACCGGCGCCGAGAAGACCCGGCTCGTCGGCGACTACGGCTCCGCGGTCTCCAGCTACGGTGACTGCTTCTACGACCAGCAATCCGTGCTGGCCTGCTCCATGTCCGGTGTACTGACCGGCTACGACGCCGCGACCGCGCGGAAACTCTGGAGCCTGCCCGACCAGGCCGCCAACCGGGTCGCGCCCGGCGTGCTCGTCGCCTGGCACGGCGTCCTCTACGGCACCACCCAGGGTGGGAAGCCGATCGCGCTCGACGCCAAGACCGGGAAGGACCTGTCCACCGAGGTCGGCGTCGATCCGTACTGGGTGAGCGAGTACGCGGCCATCGGCGTCTCCGAGGGCGACAACCGGACCCCGATGGCCTACCCGGTCAAGAAGTAG